The Coleofasciculus sp. FACHB-1120 genome contains a region encoding:
- a CDS encoding class I SAM-dependent methyltransferase — MSTLAKRHWVDRYLRIQNSRILVIGCGTAWDFGSYLRFKPKEIVGIDLYNFGACWQKVQEYVAKAGLPTKVSFHQADIAELNPKNIGEFDIISSDAVFEHCRDLESVLKTLYNLLRRQGVMYASYGPLWYCWNGDHFSGRDRIEEGYNHLLLDPVAYQNYYHTHLRDADFELQNGGRYIELDLFSKLSSREYFELYNQLGFRTKSVIVDFNIKANSLRSTPLFKQLISKFPHLTVEDFLIRGHLIILEKP, encoded by the coding sequence ATGTCCACATTAGCAAAGCGACATTGGGTGGATCGATATCTTCGGATTCAAAATTCCCGAATACTTGTAATTGGTTGTGGAACTGCTTGGGATTTTGGATCTTATCTCCGCTTCAAACCCAAAGAAATTGTCGGTATCGATTTATATAATTTTGGGGCTTGCTGGCAAAAAGTTCAAGAGTATGTTGCTAAAGCTGGGTTGCCAACTAAAGTAAGTTTTCATCAAGCAGATATTGCTGAACTCAATCCCAAAAATATAGGGGAGTTTGACATTATTTCCAGCGATGCGGTGTTTGAACATTGCCGAGACTTAGAAAGTGTACTAAAAACTCTGTATAACCTTCTGCGTCGCCAAGGCGTTATGTATGCCAGTTATGGACCACTGTGGTACTGTTGGAATGGAGACCACTTTTCAGGACGCGATCGCATTGAGGAGGGATACAACCATTTGCTACTCGATCCCGTTGCCTACCAAAATTATTACCATACCCATTTGCGAGATGCTGATTTTGAATTGCAAAATGGAGGCCGCTATATAGAATTAGATTTATTTAGTAAACTTTCGAGCCGAGAGTATTTTGAACTTTATAATCAATTGGGTTTTCGTACAAAATCAGTTATAGTTGACTTTAATATCAAAGCTAATTCCTTGCGTTCCACTCCTTTATTTAAACAACTAATTTCCAAGTTCCCCCATTTAACAGTAGAGGATTTTTTAATCAGAGGACATCTGATTATTTTAGAAAAACCTTAA
- a CDS encoding NAD-dependent epimerase — protein MGKILVTGAAGFVGFYLCKLLLDRGQEVIGIDNLNDYYDVNLKQARLEQLKKKNNFQFSKLELADRQGIAELFANSQIERVLHMAAQAGVRYSLQNPHAYVDSNLVGFMNILEGCRHSQVKHLVFASSSSVYGANKKMPFSVHDNVDHPVSLYAASKKANELMAHTYSHLYGLPTTGLRFFTVYGPWGRPDMAMFLFTKAILEGRPIDVFNHGKMRRDFTYIDDIAEGVLRVADKIPQPNPDLTGTDSDPGVSAAPYKIYNIGNNTPVELGRFIEVLEDCLGMKAVKNMLPMQPGDVPETYADISDLQRDVGFKPSTSIEVGIPRFVEWYRSFYGT, from the coding sequence ATGGGGAAAATTTTAGTGACTGGTGCCGCTGGTTTTGTTGGTTTTTACTTATGTAAATTGCTGCTGGATAGAGGACAAGAGGTCATTGGCATCGATAATCTCAATGATTATTATGATGTCAATTTAAAACAAGCTCGTCTGGAGCAACTGAAGAAAAAAAATAATTTTCAGTTTTCCAAACTTGAATTGGCTGACCGTCAAGGAATCGCTGAGTTATTCGCGAATTCCCAGATTGAACGAGTGCTACACATGGCTGCCCAGGCCGGTGTACGTTACTCTCTGCAAAATCCCCATGCTTATGTCGATAGCAATTTGGTGGGATTTATGAATATCTTGGAGGGTTGTCGGCATTCGCAAGTTAAACATTTGGTATTTGCCTCTTCTAGTTCGGTTTATGGGGCAAATAAGAAAATGCCCTTTTCGGTACATGACAATGTAGACCATCCGGTCAGCTTGTATGCAGCTAGTAAAAAGGCAAATGAACTGATGGCACATACCTACAGTCATTTGTATGGTTTACCAACGACTGGCTTGCGCTTTTTTACAGTGTATGGGCCGTGGGGTCGTCCAGATATGGCGATGTTTTTGTTTACCAAAGCCATTTTAGAAGGGCGTCCGATTGATGTTTTTAATCATGGTAAGATGCGGCGCGATTTTACCTACATTGATGACATTGCAGAAGGAGTTTTACGAGTAGCTGATAAAATTCCACAGCCAAATCCTGATTTAACAGGAACTGACTCCGATCCAGGAGTGAGTGCCGCACCTTATAAAATTTACAATATTGGCAATAATACGCCGGTTGAATTAGGGCGCTTTATTGAGGTTTTGGAAGATTGTCTGGGTATGAAGGCAGTGAAAAATATGCTGCCAATGCAACCGGGGGATGTTCCTGAAACTTATGCCGATATTAGTGATTTACAAAGAGATGTTGGCTTCAAGCCTAGTACATCCATTGAGGTTGGAATTCCCCGTTTTGTTGAGTGGTATCGCTCTTTTTATGGGACGTAG
- a CDS encoding class I SAM-dependent methyltransferase — translation MEPIKFYEKYAVEYAKNASIPEPIAFSGTWGSKTRIQLAYEMLAPYAPFDSFFDVGCGNLSNLVTLQNLFNKGFGIDIVAYPTWKLLEDKLSTYQHNLNSESLPFPNEMFDAVTILMVLEHVFDPFTVIEEISRVTKVKGYLVINVPNIAYIKHRLGLLVGKLPITSTVKCWEMREWDGGHIHYFTLERLTWLLNKFGNYQVLQVQGSGKLGKLKRLLPGVLCSDLQILCQKVGG, via the coding sequence ATGGAGCCAATCAAATTTTACGAAAAATATGCAGTTGAGTATGCGAAAAATGCCTCGATACCTGAGCCGATAGCTTTTTCAGGAACATGGGGGAGCAAAACCAGGATTCAATTAGCTTATGAAATGCTGGCACCTTATGCACCTTTTGATAGTTTCTTTGATGTTGGTTGTGGGAATTTGAGCAATTTAGTAACTTTGCAAAATCTATTTAACAAAGGTTTTGGAATAGATATAGTAGCTTATCCAACCTGGAAACTTTTGGAAGATAAGTTGAGTACCTATCAGCACAATCTCAATTCGGAATCTCTTCCCTTTCCGAATGAAATGTTTGATGCTGTTACCATCTTAATGGTTCTAGAACACGTATTCGATCCTTTTACTGTAATTGAGGAAATTTCTAGAGTGACGAAAGTAAAAGGGTATTTAGTAATTAATGTTCCCAATATTGCTTATATTAAACATCGCCTAGGACTGTTAGTAGGTAAATTGCCAATTACATCAACAGTCAAATGTTGGGAAATGCGAGAATGGGATGGCGGACATATTCACTACTTTACCCTAGAGAGACTAACTTGGTTACTAAATAAATTTGGAAACTATCAAGTCTTACAGGTGCAAGGAAGTGGTAAATTAGGGAAACTGAAGCGCCTATTGCCAGGGGTATTGTGCAGTGATTTGCAAATTTTGTGTCAGAAAGTAGGTGGATAA
- a CDS encoding SLBB domain-containing protein: MESAKLSAKRHRETSCNFWTKSVGFPTLATRTVAGFTLLSVTTLMILPPSAIAQLPGLRPSAAPAGTSVRRGADAPYTLGAGDRVRLDIFEVPEYSGEYQVLIDGTLNLPIIGSVSVQDLSLERATSEISSRYARYIRRPLLTLTLLAPRPVKIAVAGEVNRPGSYTVNLTEGTQFPTVTQAVQLAGGITQAANIRQVELRRLSPGSSDVIAVNLWELLNNGDLSQDLTLRDGDSLFIPTSPQINADESRTLADASFAPQNTGPIKIVVVGEVSRPGPYIVSPTTVATANTPPEANRAASSSSTPATVTQAIQVAGGITPLADIRQVQIRRSARSGPEKVLDINLWQLLQSGDVTQDVILQEGDTVVVPTASNIDPSEVPQIATASFSPNIIRVNVVGEVANAGTIEVPPNTTLNQAVLAAGGFNNRARRSSVELIRLNANGTISKRNVQVNFAQGINDQNNPILRNNDVVVVNRSNLANFSDTLGTVLSPLGGVFSLFNFFRIFE, encoded by the coding sequence ATGGAGAGTGCTAAGTTGAGCGCCAAAAGGCATCGTGAAACAAGCTGTAATTTTTGGACGAAGAGCGTTGGTTTTCCGACACTGGCTACCCGAACCGTTGCGGGGTTCACGCTCCTTAGCGTTACGACCCTGATGATTTTACCTCCATCTGCGATCGCGCAACTCCCCGGATTGCGACCTTCTGCTGCCCCAGCAGGAACATCTGTAAGGCGTGGAGCGGATGCCCCGTATACTCTAGGAGCAGGCGATCGCGTCCGGCTGGATATTTTTGAGGTTCCCGAATATAGCGGTGAGTACCAAGTGCTAATCGATGGCACGCTCAACCTGCCAATCATTGGCAGCGTATCCGTTCAGGATCTAAGCCTCGAAAGAGCAACCAGTGAAATCTCCAGTAGATATGCTCGTTACATCCGACGACCCCTACTAACCCTGACGCTGTTGGCACCCCGTCCGGTCAAAATCGCAGTCGCTGGGGAAGTCAATCGTCCGGGTTCCTACACCGTTAACCTCACCGAAGGCACGCAATTTCCCACCGTTACGCAAGCAGTGCAATTGGCTGGAGGCATTACCCAAGCCGCCAACATCCGCCAAGTAGAACTGCGCCGCCTTTCACCCGGTTCCTCGGATGTCATCGCCGTCAATCTCTGGGAATTACTCAACAACGGCGATTTGAGTCAAGACCTCACTTTGCGAGATGGAGACTCGCTGTTTATCCCCACCAGCCCCCAAATCAACGCCGATGAATCCCGTACCCTAGCGGATGCCAGCTTTGCACCCCAAAACACTGGGCCGATCAAAATTGTCGTGGTCGGAGAAGTCTCCCGTCCAGGGCCTTATATCGTGTCACCAACCACCGTTGCCACTGCAAATACTCCCCCTGAGGCGAATAGGGCTGCGTCTTCCAGCAGCACTCCTGCCACGGTGACACAAGCCATTCAAGTCGCTGGAGGAATTACCCCCTTAGCGGATATTCGCCAGGTTCAAATCCGTCGTTCCGCCCGTTCGGGTCCCGAAAAAGTCCTTGATATCAACCTCTGGCAACTTTTACAGTCTGGGGATGTCACTCAAGATGTCATCTTGCAGGAAGGAGATACCGTGGTGGTGCCCACTGCCAGCAATATCGACCCCTCTGAGGTACCGCAAATCGCGACAGCTAGTTTCTCTCCCAATATCATTCGGGTCAATGTAGTCGGGGAAGTTGCCAATGCAGGGACGATTGAAGTGCCACCCAATACGACCTTGAATCAAGCGGTTTTGGCAGCCGGAGGATTTAACAATCGTGCCCGGAGGAGTTCGGTAGAGTTGATTCGTCTCAACGCCAACGGCACTATTTCTAAGCGGAACGTCCAGGTCAATTTTGCTCAGGGCATCAACGATCAAAACAATCCGATTTTACGAAATAATGACGTGGTGGTGGTGAACCGCTCTAACCTCGCTAATTTCTCAGACACACTGGGGACGGTGTTGAGTCCGCTGGGAGGAGTTTTCAGCTTATTCAACTTCTTTAGAATCTTTGAGTAG
- a CDS encoding polysaccharide biosynthesis tyrosine autokinase, which translates to MEAGQFSQPSSPKGNGKQFQPLPLTDETQFLENSQDDLNARQLLNVVRRRALVIAGVAIVVTTGIGLWTFSQTPKYEGKFQLLVEPVTAENKLTKLTQLQAIEPALNDSSLDYETQIKVLLSSERMAAFIAQIQNRYPDINYESLILENNLTITQLDKTKILEVRYRDTNPDKIKYVLFELAKVYLRYSLQERQTNLNQGIKFVDGQLPGLQQRVDKLQGQLQAFRQRYNILDPEEQAKQLATLVSNVEEQKLDNQLKHNEVRSLYVTLQKQLGLPPNQAIAAAALSEAPRYQQLLNKLKEVETKLATESARFLEESPTIQSLKEQQQNLLPLLQQEAAAVLGNNLSGLSERQYLSSPSTVRLELIQQFVDAANQVQVLEVRGNAIAQAEKRLNQQVRLLPLIARQYTDLQRELNVATESLNRFLAVRETLQIEAAQKALPWQLIAKPQKPEDPIFPKPKRNLILGAIAGVLLGVASALLAERLDNVFHSPEELKDSTRLPILGLIPHHKELKLFKPIAELTNFAQPNGNGASAKNQNGDTPSKERATTRKASWYNASPFLESFRSLHTNIRFLGSDTPIHSLVVSSASPGDGKSTVSVHLAQAAAAMGQRVLLVDADLRRPQVHNVLGLENHQGLSNVIATGLTPREAIQRLPSWDNLYVLTAGQIPPDPTRLLSSKRMQYLMEQLNAVFDLVIYDTPPILGLADGRLLAVHTNGVIMVARLGKTDRSILLQAIDALKISSAPVLGMVANGVRRNAGGSYYYYDRYYTSNQESEVENAKKLLQKKLGLR; encoded by the coding sequence ATGGAAGCGGGGCAATTTTCTCAACCGTCATCGCCGAAAGGGAATGGCAAGCAATTCCAGCCATTGCCGCTAACCGACGAAACTCAGTTTCTGGAAAACAGCCAGGACGACTTGAATGCTCGTCAGCTCTTGAATGTGGTGCGTCGCCGTGCTTTGGTGATTGCGGGAGTGGCGATCGTTGTCACGACTGGAATCGGCTTATGGACATTCAGCCAGACACCCAAGTATGAAGGAAAGTTTCAACTCCTAGTGGAACCCGTCACGGCTGAAAATAAGCTGACTAAACTCACTCAATTGCAGGCAATCGAGCCAGCTCTAAACGACTCTAGTCTGGATTACGAAACTCAAATTAAAGTTTTACTCAGTTCCGAACGGATGGCGGCATTCATCGCTCAGATCCAAAATCGCTATCCCGATATCAACTATGAGTCACTAATTCTTGAAAACAACCTGACAATTACCCAGTTAGATAAAACAAAAATTTTAGAAGTACGTTACAGAGATACCAATCCCGATAAAATTAAGTACGTATTATTTGAGTTGGCTAAAGTTTACCTGAGATACAGTCTTCAGGAGCGGCAAACTAACCTCAACCAGGGAATTAAGTTTGTAGACGGTCAACTTCCTGGACTTCAGCAACGGGTGGACAAACTCCAGGGACAACTGCAAGCATTTCGGCAACGGTACAACATCCTCGATCCGGAAGAACAAGCCAAACAACTTGCCACCCTGGTGTCTAATGTTGAGGAACAAAAACTCGATAACCAACTAAAACATAATGAAGTCCGGTCGCTGTATGTAACGCTACAAAAACAGTTAGGGCTACCCCCCAATCAAGCGATCGCTGCCGCAGCTCTCTCGGAAGCACCGCGCTACCAACAGTTACTCAATAAACTTAAGGAAGTCGAAACAAAGCTTGCCACCGAGTCAGCCCGGTTTCTGGAAGAAAGCCCCACGATTCAGTCACTCAAAGAGCAGCAGCAAAATTTGCTGCCCCTGTTGCAACAAGAAGCGGCGGCAGTATTAGGAAATAATCTATCTGGTCTCAGCGAACGGCAATATTTGTCTTCCCCCAGCACGGTACGCCTGGAGCTGATTCAGCAATTTGTGGATGCGGCAAACCAAGTGCAGGTTCTGGAAGTTCGCGGCAATGCGATCGCGCAAGCCGAAAAGCGCTTAAATCAACAAGTTAGACTACTGCCCCTGATTGCCCGTCAGTACACAGATTTACAGCGGGAACTCAACGTCGCAACCGAGAGTTTAAACCGCTTTCTAGCCGTTCGGGAAACCTTGCAAATTGAAGCAGCACAGAAAGCTCTCCCCTGGCAGCTGATCGCCAAACCCCAAAAGCCAGAAGATCCCATCTTTCCCAAGCCAAAGCGAAATCTGATATTAGGCGCGATCGCTGGGGTACTGTTAGGGGTGGCATCTGCCTTATTAGCAGAGCGACTCGACAATGTCTTCCACTCCCCCGAAGAACTCAAAGACAGCACCCGACTGCCCATTCTCGGCTTGATTCCCCATCACAAAGAACTCAAGCTATTCAAACCCATCGCAGAACTCACCAACTTCGCCCAGCCAAATGGAAACGGAGCCTCAGCCAAAAACCAAAACGGAGATACCCCATCCAAAGAGCGTGCCACCACTCGCAAAGCTAGCTGGTACAATGCTTCTCCCTTCTTAGAATCCTTCCGTTCTCTCCATACCAATATTCGTTTTCTCGGTTCTGATACCCCCATCCACTCGCTAGTGGTTAGCTCAGCCTCCCCAGGCGATGGTAAATCCACTGTTTCCGTACACCTAGCGCAGGCGGCTGCGGCAATGGGGCAGCGAGTTTTGCTGGTAGATGCTGATTTACGGCGTCCTCAGGTTCATAACGTCCTCGGTTTAGAGAATCACCAGGGACTGAGCAACGTCATTGCCACAGGTCTAACTCCCAGAGAAGCTATCCAACGCTTGCCCTCCTGGGACAATCTCTACGTGCTAACTGCTGGACAAATCCCACCAGATCCCACTAGACTGCTTTCCTCTAAGCGAATGCAGTATTTGATGGAGCAGTTGAACGCTGTTTTTGACTTAGTAATTTATGACACCCCACCGATACTGGGTCTGGCAGATGGCAGACTCCTGGCTGTCCATACCAATGGCGTGATCATGGTAGCGAGACTGGGCAAAACTGATCGCTCTATCCTGCTACAAGCGATAGATGCATTAAAAATCTCTAGTGCCCCCGTCTTGGGTATGGTTGCCAACGGTGTGAGAAGAAACGCCGGTGGATCGTACTATTACTACGATCGCTACTACACTTCTAACCAAGAATCAGAAGTAGAAAATGCCAAAAAACTTTTGCAAAAGAAACTTGGATTGCGCTAG
- a CDS encoding S-layer homology domain-containing protein produces the protein MTPATGRNRVSASKKKLWYRVNILLSSIFLGSTLLYAAASLATTKASSTNGNASAPAKGSGSMGDALLKTMLGAEALRSNNPPPTTTRSSSSLPAIRNPAIPGSSVQQPGAVRTPSQLAQASTFPDVQGSWAQTFIEALAQRDVIVGFPDGSFRPDEPVTRAQFAAMIRKAFQRPATRQAIDFVDVPANYWGYTAIQEAYQTGFLEGYPNQVFQPNQNIPRVQVLVSLVSGLNLSPTADTASILNGLFQDAGSIPSYARTSIAAASQNQLVVNYPDVALLNPNQLATRADVAAFIYQALVNAGQAPQIPATDVAARYVVGYEPVATTPPPPTAEQVAALRQQYRLPAPPIVEQLRRLIGGNSSITTPTAFGADRGQAFIGGGFQERTRNSNKADGVIAAGIGLGDARKAVGVEGVISIYDLFGDDSFEDGGISFKIHRQFANDLAVAVGVENIDTFGNPDPGYSTVYGVVSKVFPLGSQTTAGFTPSVTASVGLGGGRFRSVPDIVAGRDSVNPFGSIGVRVAQPISVIAEWSGQDLNVGASIAPFENIPLIITPALADVTGNAGDGARFILGVGYGITF, from the coding sequence ATGACGCCAGCAACAGGTAGGAATCGTGTCAGTGCCAGCAAAAAGAAATTGTGGTACCGGGTAAACATCCTACTAAGTTCCATCTTTTTGGGCAGTACGCTCCTCTATGCGGCTGCCAGTCTGGCTACCACGAAGGCAAGTTCTACCAACGGGAACGCTTCAGCACCAGCCAAGGGTAGCGGTTCAATGGGTGACGCACTCTTAAAAACGATGCTAGGGGCTGAGGCGCTGCGTTCTAACAATCCTCCTCCAACCACCACACGTTCTAGCTCTTCGCTGCCAGCGATTCGCAATCCAGCTATCCCAGGAAGCAGTGTACAACAACCTGGAGCTGTCAGGACGCCATCGCAATTGGCTCAAGCTAGCACCTTCCCCGATGTACAGGGTAGCTGGGCGCAGACTTTTATTGAAGCACTCGCACAGCGAGATGTGATCGTAGGCTTTCCAGATGGCTCCTTCCGCCCTGACGAGCCGGTGACACGCGCTCAGTTTGCCGCCATGATCCGGAAGGCTTTTCAAAGACCTGCCACTCGCCAAGCGATCGATTTTGTGGATGTGCCTGCCAATTACTGGGGTTACACAGCCATTCAGGAAGCTTATCAGACAGGATTTTTAGAAGGATACCCCAACCAGGTTTTCCAACCGAATCAAAATATCCCCCGTGTCCAAGTCTTGGTATCTTTGGTCAGTGGACTTAACCTGTCTCCAACAGCAGACACCGCCTCGATTTTAAATGGTTTATTTCAGGATGCTGGCAGCATTCCTAGTTATGCTCGTACCAGTATTGCGGCTGCCTCACAAAATCAACTGGTTGTCAACTATCCAGATGTGGCGCTGTTAAATCCCAATCAGTTAGCCACTCGTGCTGACGTGGCGGCGTTTATTTACCAAGCTTTAGTGAATGCGGGGCAAGCGCCTCAGATTCCAGCAACGGATGTTGCCGCTCGTTACGTTGTTGGCTACGAACCAGTTGCGACAACACCGCCTCCCCCTACAGCAGAACAAGTTGCAGCCTTGCGCCAACAGTATCGACTTCCTGCACCACCGATAGTAGAACAGCTACGGCGCTTAATTGGAGGAAATTCCAGTATTACAACACCCACGGCTTTCGGGGCTGACCGGGGTCAGGCTTTTATCGGAGGGGGCTTCCAAGAAAGAACTCGCAACAGCAATAAGGCAGACGGGGTAATCGCCGCAGGTATCGGTCTGGGCGATGCTCGCAAAGCAGTGGGTGTAGAAGGAGTTATCTCAATTTATGACCTCTTCGGCGATGATAGCTTTGAAGATGGTGGGATTAGCTTCAAGATTCACCGTCAGTTTGCCAATGACCTAGCTGTAGCGGTTGGGGTGGAAAATATCGATACCTTTGGAAATCCCGATCCGGGATACAGCACCGTTTATGGTGTCGTCAGTAAAGTTTTTCCGCTAGGATCGCAGACAACGGCAGGTTTCACCCCCTCGGTTACTGCCTCTGTGGGTTTGGGCGGGGGTCGCTTTCGGTCAGTACCTGATATTGTGGCTGGTAGAGACTCGGTCAATCCGTTTGGCAGTATTGGTGTGCGCGTCGCTCAGCCGATATCTGTCATTGCCGAATGGAGCGGTCAAGATTTGAATGTGGGTGCTTCGATCGCCCCGTTCGAGAATATACCGCTGATCATCACTCCAGCGCTTGCTGATGTAACTGGAAATGCTGGTGATGGGGCGCGTTTCATCCTAGGCGTCGGTTACGGCATTACTTTCTAA
- a CDS encoding glycosyltransferase family 2 protein, translated as MSKDISIGIVIPSYNEGQDLIDTLKSIFNQSSPFTEVIVVDDSSDGTDQLVADTFGEKVKLIHRSSLLGRSSARNLGIKLSSSEVVVILNADVSLPPNFCEYLRKKYKDEDCDAFGVGLTITNTQHPYPRYRYAIYLTHVYRRKVWTEGFSVRRSTFFKTQGFPTGYPLAILAGEDTEFVFDLQRIGANICFDFEYKVTTVMPEDAETIESQLRGRGSLRTLHFVYDKSLGELVPRCILKQIRRLVVVATVLPFCYQIIRLWLHFNQGWKDLGNYAKYELYDKWLRSHQEWLDMANFLSIYRDKGYNLLDIFLKRPSQLLKISQKFQ; from the coding sequence ATGTCCAAAGATATAAGCATTGGCATCGTAATTCCCTCGTATAATGAGGGTCAAGATTTGATCGATACGCTTAAAAGCATATTTAATCAGAGTTCACCATTTACAGAAGTTATCGTTGTAGATGATTCCTCTGATGGCACCGACCAATTAGTTGCAGATACTTTTGGCGAGAAGGTAAAGTTAATTCACCGCAGCAGTCTCTTAGGACGATCTTCGGCTCGTAATTTAGGCATAAAACTTTCCTCATCTGAAGTGGTGGTAATTCTGAATGCTGATGTCAGCTTGCCACCTAATTTTTGCGAATATTTACGAAAAAAATATAAAGACGAAGATTGTGATGCCTTCGGAGTTGGTCTAACAATTACTAACACTCAGCATCCATATCCCCGTTATCGCTATGCTATCTATTTAACCCATGTCTATCGCCGAAAAGTTTGGACGGAAGGCTTTTCTGTCCGTCGTTCAACTTTCTTCAAAACTCAAGGTTTTCCGACTGGGTATCCTCTAGCTATCTTAGCAGGCGAAGATACAGAGTTCGTTTTTGACCTACAACGAATAGGAGCCAATATTTGCTTTGACTTTGAGTATAAAGTTACTACAGTAATGCCGGAAGATGCAGAAACTATCGAAAGTCAATTGCGAGGACGAGGCTCTCTGCGTACTTTACACTTTGTTTATGACAAATCGTTGGGAGAATTAGTACCTCGTTGCATTCTTAAGCAGATTCGGCGGCTAGTCGTTGTAGCCACAGTTCTACCATTTTGTTATCAGATAATCCGGTTATGGCTCCATTTTAATCAGGGATGGAAAGATTTAGGCAATTATGCTAAGTATGAACTGTATGACAAGTGGTTGCGATCACATCAAGAATGGCTAGATATGGCAAACTTTCTCAGCATATACAGAGACAAGGGTTATAACTTACTTGATATTTTTCTCAAGCGGCCTTCTCAACTGCTGAAAATAAGTCAAAAATTTCAATAA
- a CDS encoding class I SAM-dependent methyltransferase yields the protein MDAQELQRQYYQNIASDYENIHFQEEDEHLIACKFISLFCAELEVTSVLDTGCGTGRNVAYLKSYFPQAEVMGNDVSADLLQVATNKHGIPPEDLVCCSSYKLPFPDNSFDIVTEFAILHHVAEPDCVVAEMLRVARKGIFISDSNRFGQGSLLSRLLKLILYKIGLWWLFRWVANGGKRWNYSEGDGVYYSYSVFDNLKQVETACSNVFAIPTRASHGSAVSPLLFSPQILLCGFKK from the coding sequence ATGGATGCTCAGGAATTACAAAGGCAATACTATCAAAACATTGCTTCTGATTATGAGAACATACATTTTCAAGAGGAAGACGAACATCTTATTGCCTGCAAATTTATTAGCTTGTTTTGCGCTGAACTAGAAGTAACTAGCGTTTTAGATACCGGCTGTGGTACAGGGAGAAATGTTGCCTATCTGAAATCTTATTTCCCACAAGCGGAAGTGATGGGGAATGATGTTTCTGCCGATTTATTGCAAGTCGCTACTAATAAACATGGCATACCGCCAGAAGATTTAGTTTGTTGTAGCAGCTATAAACTACCATTTCCTGATAACTCATTTGATATTGTGACAGAGTTTGCTATATTACACCACGTCGCCGAGCCAGATTGTGTTGTGGCGGAAATGTTACGGGTAGCGCGTAAGGGAATTTTTATCAGTGATAGCAATCGTTTTGGACAAGGTAGTTTGTTGTCTCGCTTACTCAAGTTAATACTCTATAAAATAGGACTTTGGTGGCTGTTTCGGTGGGTAGCAAATGGAGGAAAAAGATGGAATTATTCAGAAGGAGATGGGGTTTACTACTCTTATAGCGTTTTTGATAATTTAAAACAGGTAGAAACAGCCTGTTCAAATGTGTTTGCTATACCTACACGAGCAAGTCATGGTTCAGCAGTATCGCCATTGCTTTTTTCTCCTCAAATATTACTTTGTGGCTTTAAGAAATGA